A window of Mangifera indica cultivar Alphonso chromosome 11, CATAS_Mindica_2.1, whole genome shotgun sequence contains these coding sequences:
- the LOC123228595 gene encoding trichohyalin-like isoform X3: MAAELEVNGGEGEVSLSPKDLCNGHATNADSSYVFVNGNDVVSDGPVQTDLNSDSNSTVELELTNEQSKADNDNDEGEKIEASDVSDSLILVSKGDVVQENEQLKSRSGDHGFNVAVPPGELGPEAASGPVADFNLETLVVRDPATDETEHAEETVVVNDLVCDSQKTTVQLNNTSEIANGTPLDVPVSVNETTTEPDADAPASISETTTEPPSVELGASTTDENLPSAETETEAPKLDMGTSETSHSYPVNKTMVDNEVENGFVGADDLGPDTEIGIASIVSEEKASPLTSDGSDVKSKVLGVPQSIDSQTTPVDNATIESSISGSEEKESSLPTCPGADVMAGSEIGNVSAVSCAEMPIGDVSESEVLGGSVISSQVDEESSVSCSVETTCPGADMEAGSEIKNRLVVSCTDMPVANGVVSESENLDPEVLHVENGGTLSPVEEKGTGVEELEERGSEEIEFKTCQEVEEKGSEVVGKACQEAEEEIDDKTCQEEEKGSEEIDEKPCQEKEERGSDKSNDKTGEIQFASEGSDDTTHQEGLEIQELKELSGEEKVEIQEVEGLTGEDRDDNICQVGEENENVEIQFGHHGASQEEESIDGTHRDEILASTPEGSVTDASEMQNAGAEVVKRPFYFLVKVPRYDDENLREQIKSAQLKVDEKTQSRDVIRAEIQGIRDANKKYGDSIEVAVLEEKAARELLKSKRQEIDSLQVMINKVKNAISIEDIDGRIRNMEHKIAHESLPLKEEKQFIRDIKQLKQLREQFSSSMGKQDDVKQAFDQKDQIEERLKHQQLLRKEADSLRQNVLKAEAATQAAKKKHKDESEKLKKLYAEFNVADEIRQEAYKHLQNLRKQAYTKNKHFWKYKDDVKQVNDLLSKGEKEELQHFCVNQVERVLELWNSNNEFRKEYVNSNIRSTLRRLKTLDGRTLGPDEEPPVFCPFVNNRVTKDNSVPQSSTAKEAKTEEIVLVESEKKDDKPLPIVGKQKSQMAKYKRPAKPAHSANGLARDEIEEERDEEPRRTKEEEELARKAEELRKEEEAARLKEQRRLEEKVKAKEALERKKRIAEKAQARAVLRAQKEAEQKEKEREKRARKKEKRKVAATDDSDLLNKGESAPSTEMPLEIPQSSETREKLVSVTKKPNKSAQFTKQSKTKSIPLPLRKRGKRRMQTWMWVVISALLVVALFLLGNDSFPSKFGLKQFGF, encoded by the exons ATGGCGGCGGAGTTGGAGGTGAATGGAGGTGAGGGTGAGGTGTCATTATCACCGAAGGATCTGTGTAACGGTCATGCGACCAATGCCGACAGCTCTTATGTTTTTGTTAATGGAAACGACGTCGTTTCTGATGGTCCTGTTCAAACGGATCTCAATTCTGATTCCAATTCAACTGTTGAACTTGAGCTGACTAATGAACAATCAAAGGCTGATAATGATAACGATGAAGGGGAAAAGATTGAGGCTTCGGACGTCTCGGATTCTCTAATATTGGTTTCTAAGGGTGATGTGGTTCAGGAGAATGAACAGTTGAAAAGTCGGTCGGGGGATCATGGTTTCAATGTGGCTGTTCCCCCTGGTGAACTTGGCCCAGAAGCAGCTTCAGGTCCTGTGGCTGATTTTAACTTGGAAACTCTAGTTGTTAGGGATCCTGCCACAGATGAAACTGAACATGCTGAGGAAACCGTTGTTGTTAATGACTTG GTTTGTGACAGTCAGAAAACAACAGTCCAACTGAATAATACTTCTGAGATTGCTAATGGAACCCCTCTTGATGTTCCTGTCAGTGTCAATGAGACAACAACAGAACCTGATGCTGATGCCCCTGCCAGCATCAGTGAGACAACAACAGAACCTCCTTCTGTTGAGTTAGGGGCTTCCACCACTGATGAAAATCTGCCATCCGCAGAAACAGAAACAGAAGCCCCAAAGTTGGATATGGGAACTAGTGAAACCTCTCACTCTTATCCTGTCAACAAGACAATGGTAGACAATGAAGTTGAGAATGGTTTTGTTGGAGCTGATGACTTGGGACCAGACACTGAGATTGGAATTGCTTCTATAGTGTCAGAAGAGAAAGCATCACCTTTGACAAGTGATGGCTCCGATGTAAAGTCTAAAGTCTTAGGAGTCCCTCAATCTATTGACAGCCAGACCACCCCTGTTGACAATGCAACCATAGAATCCAGTATAAGTGGCtctgaagaaaaagaaagcagctTGCCTACATGTCCAGGTGCTGATGTGATGGCAGGGTCTGAAATTGGAAACGTTTCTGCTGTGAGTTGTGCAGAAATGCCCATTGGAGATGTTTCTGAATCAGAGGTTCTTGGTGGATCTGTCATTAGCAGTCAAGTAGATGAAGAATCCAGTGTCAGTTGTTCTGTAGAAACTACCTGTCCAGGTGCTGATATGGAAGCAGGGtctgaaataaaaaatagattggTTGTGAGTTGCACAGACATGCCTGTTGCCAATGGTGTTGTTTCTGAATCTGAGAATCTGGACCCAGAAGTTTTACATGTTGAAAATGGGGGAACTCTGTCCCCTGTTGAAGAAAAGGGGACTGGTGTGGAAGAACTAGAGGAAAGGGGGAGTGAAGAGATTGAATTTAAAACATGTCAAGAAGTAGAGGAAAAGGGGAGTGAAGTGGTAGGTAAAGCATGTCAAGAAGCAGAGGAAGAGATTGATGATAAAACTTGTCAAGAAGAGGAAAAGGGGAGTGAAGAGATTGATGAAAAACCATGTCAAGAAAAGGAGGAAAGGGGCAGTGATAAAAGTAATGATAAAACAGGAGAAATTCAGTTTGCCAGTGAAGGAAGTGATGATACAACACATCAGGAAGGCTTAGAAATTCAAGAATTGAAGGAGTTAAGTGGTGAAGAAAAGGTGGAAATTCAAGAAGTGGAGGGGTTAACTGGTGAAGACAGGGATGATAATATATGTCAAGTAGGggaggaaaatgaaaatgtagAAATTCAGTTTGGACACCATGGAGCTTCTCAAGAAGAGGAGAGCATTGATGGGACCCACAGGGATGAAATACTAGCATCTACCCCAGAAGGCTCAGTCACTGATGCTTCTGAAATGCAGAATGCAGGTGCTGAGGTGGTGAAAAGACCATTCTACTTCTTGGTGAAGGTTCCAAGATACGATGATGAAAATTTAAGGGAACAAATCAAATCAGCTCAGTTAAAAGTTGATGAAAAAACTCAAAGTCGAGATGTTATTCGTGCTGAAATCCAAGGGATAAGG GATGCTAATAAGAAATATGGTGATAGTATAGAAGTTGCTGTTCTAGAAGAGAAAGCTGCACGAGAATTGCTCAAATCCAAACGCCAGGAAATAGATTCTCTTCAAgttatgattaacaaagtgaaGAATGCAATTTCTATAGAGGATATTGATGGGAGG ATTCGTAATATGGAGCATAAGATTGCACATGAAAGTCTTCCACTGAAGGAAGAAAAGCAGTTTATTCGTGATATTAAGCAATTGAAGCAACTTCGTGAACAGTTCTCTTCTAGTATGGGTAAGCAGGATGATGTTAAGCAGGCTTTTGACCAGAAAGACCAAATTGAAGAACGCTTGaag CATCAACAGTTGTTGAGGAAGGAGGCGGATTCACTCAGACAGAATGTTCTCAAAGCTGAAGCTGCCACTCAAGCTGCCAAAAAGAAACATAAAGATGAAAGTGAAAAACTCAAGAAATTGTATGCTGAATTCAATGTTGCAGATGAAATTCGCCAGGAAGCATATAAGCATTTGCAGAATTTGAGGAAACAAGCATATACTAAG AACAAACACTTTTGGAAGTACAAGGATGATGTCAAGCAAGTTAATGATTTACTATCAAAAGGAGAGAAAGAGGAACTCCAACATTTCTGTGTAAATCAG GTGGAGAGAGTGTTGGAACTGTGGAACAGCAACAACGAGTTCCGTAAAGAATATGTGAATAGCAACATTAGGAGCACACTGAGAAGACTGAAGACGTTGGATGGTCGTACACTTGGTCCTGATGAGGAGCCACCTGTATTTTGCCCCTTTGTTAATAATAGAGTGACCAAGGATAATTCTGTGCCCCAGAGTTCAACTGCTAAAGAAGCAAAGACAGAAGAAATTGTGCTGGTGGAATCTGAAAAAAAGGATGACAAGCCTCTTCCTATAGTTGGGAAACAGAAGAGTCAGATGGCTAAATATAAAAGACCAGCAAAACCAGCTCATTCAGCTAATGGCCTGGCAAGAGAtgagattgaagaagaaagagatgaaGAGCCTAGGCGCACAAAGGAGGAAGAGGAATTGGCCAGGAAGGCAGAGGAATTGAGAAAGGAAGAGGAAGCAGCAAGGTTGAAAGAACAACGTCGGTTAGAGGAGAAGGTAAAGGCAAAGGAGGCtttggagaggaagaaacgaatTGCCGAGAAGGCGCAAGCCAGGGCTGTACTTCGCGCTCAAAAGGAAGCAGAACAGAAAGAGAAG gaaagagaaaagagagcaagaaagaaggaaaaaagaaaagtagcTGCAACAGATGACTCTGATCTTTTGAACAAAGGAGAATCCGCTCCAAGCACAGAAATGCCCTTGGAAATTCCTCAATCTTCTGAAACTAGAGAAAAGTTGGTATCAGTGACAAAGAAGCCTAACAAATCAGCACAATTCACAAAACAGAGCAAGACAAAATCTATCCCTCTGCCTCTTAGAAAGAGGGGTAAGAGAAGGATGCAGACATGGATGTGGGTGGTGATTTCAGCTCTTCTTGTTGTTGCCTTGTTTTTGTTGGGGAACGACAGCTTTCCATCTAAATTTGGGCTGAAACAGTTTGGCTTCTAA
- the LOC123228595 gene encoding trichohyalin-like isoform X2 has product MAAELEVNGGEGEVSLSPKDLCNGHATNADSSYVFVNGNDVVSDGPVQTDLNSDSNSTVELELTNEQSKADNDNDEGEKIEASDVSDSLILVSKGDVVQENEQLKSRSGDHGFNVAVPPGELGPEAASGPVADFNLETLVVRDPATDETEHAEETVVVNDLVCDSQKTTVQLNNTSEIANGTPSDVPVSVNETTTESDADAPASISETRTEPPSVELGASTTDENLPSAETETEAPKLDMGISETPHSYPVNKTMVDNEVENSETVVVNDLVCDSQKTTVQLNNTSEIANGTPLDVPVSVNETTTEPDADAPASISETTTEPPSVELGASTTDENLPSAETETEAPKLDMGTSETSHSYPVNKTMVDNEVENGFVGADDLGPDTEIGIASIVSEEKASPLTSDGSDVKSKVLGVPQSIDSQTTPVDNATIESSISGSEEKESSLPTCPGADVMAGSEIGNVSAVSCAEMPIGDVSESEVLGGSVISSQVDEESSVSCSVETTCPGADMEAGSEIKNRLVVSCTDMPVANGVVSESENLDPEVLHVENGGTLSPVEEKGTGVEELEERGSEEIEFKTCQEVEEKGSEVVGKACQEAEEEIDDKTCQEEEKGSEEIDEKPCQEKEERGSDKSNDKTGEIQFASEGSDDTTHQEGLEIQELKELSGEEKVEIQEVEGLTGEDRDDNICQVGEENENVEIQFGHHGASQEEESIDGTHRDEILASTPEGSVTDASEMQNAGAEVVKRPFYFLVKVPRYDDENLREQIKSAQLKVDEKTQSRDVIRAEIQGIRDANKKYGDSIEVAVLEEKAARELLKSKRQEIDSLQVMINKVKNAISIEDIDGRIRNMEHKIAHESLPLKEEKQFIRDIKQLKQLREQFSSSMGKQDDVKQAFDQKDQIEERLKLLRKEADSLRQNVLKAEAATQAAKKKHKDESEKLKKLYAEFNVADEIRQEAYKHLQNLRKQAYTKNKHFWKYKDDVKQVNDLLSKGEKEELQHFCVNQVERVLELWNSNNEFRKEYVNSNIRSTLRRLKTLDGRTLGPDEEPPVFCPFVNNRVTKDNSVPQSSTAKEAKTEEIVLVESEKKDDKPLPIVGKQKSQMAKYKRPAKPAHSANGLARDEIEEERDEEPRRTKEEEELARKAEELRKEEEAARLKEQRRLEEKVKAKEALERKKRIAEKAQARAVLRAQKEAEQKEKEREKRARKKEKRKVAATDDSDLLNKGESAPSTEMPLEIPQSSETREKLVSVTKKPNKSAQFTKQSKTKSIPLPLRKRGKRRMQTWMWVVISALLVVALFLLGNDSFPSKFGLKQFGF; this is encoded by the exons ATGGCGGCGGAGTTGGAGGTGAATGGAGGTGAGGGTGAGGTGTCATTATCACCGAAGGATCTGTGTAACGGTCATGCGACCAATGCCGACAGCTCTTATGTTTTTGTTAATGGAAACGACGTCGTTTCTGATGGTCCTGTTCAAACGGATCTCAATTCTGATTCCAATTCAACTGTTGAACTTGAGCTGACTAATGAACAATCAAAGGCTGATAATGATAACGATGAAGGGGAAAAGATTGAGGCTTCGGACGTCTCGGATTCTCTAATATTGGTTTCTAAGGGTGATGTGGTTCAGGAGAATGAACAGTTGAAAAGTCGGTCGGGGGATCATGGTTTCAATGTGGCTGTTCCCCCTGGTGAACTTGGCCCAGAAGCAGCTTCAGGTCCTGTGGCTGATTTTAACTTGGAAACTCTAGTTGTTAGGGATCCTGCCACAGATGAAACTGAACATGCTGAGGAAACCGTTGTTGTTAATGACTTGGTTTGTGACAGTCAGAAAACAACAGTCCAACTGAATAATACCTCTGAGATTGCTAATGGAACCCCTTCTGATGTTCCTGTCAGTGTCAATGAGACAACAACAGAATCTGATGCTGATGCCCCTGCCAGCATCAGTGAGACAAGAACAGAACCTCCTTCTGTTGAGTTAGGGGCTTCTACCACTGATGAAAATCTTCCATCTGCAGAAACAGAAACGGAAGCCCCAAAGTTGGATATGGGAATTAGTGAAACCCCTCATTCTTATCCTGTCAACAAGACAATGGTAGACAATGAAGTTGAGAATAGTGAAACCGTTGTTGTTAATGACTTGGTTTGTGACAGTCAGAAAACAACAGTCCAACTGAATAATACTTCTGAGATTGCTAATGGAACCCCTCTTGATGTTCCTGTCAGTGTCAATGAGACAACAACAGAACCTGATGCTGATGCCCCTGCCAGCATCAGTGAGACAACAACAGAACCTCCTTCTGTTGAGTTAGGGGCTTCCACCACTGATGAAAATCTGCCATCCGCAGAAACAGAAACAGAAGCCCCAAAGTTGGATATGGGAACTAGTGAAACCTCTCACTCTTATCCTGTCAACAAGACAATGGTAGACAATGAAGTTGAGAATGGTTTTGTTGGAGCTGATGACTTGGGACCAGACACTGAGATTGGAATTGCTTCTATAGTGTCAGAAGAGAAAGCATCACCTTTGACAAGTGATGGCTCCGATGTAAAGTCTAAAGTCTTAGGAGTCCCTCAATCTATTGACAGCCAGACCACCCCTGTTGACAATGCAACCATAGAATCCAGTATAAGTGGCtctgaagaaaaagaaagcagctTGCCTACATGTCCAGGTGCTGATGTGATGGCAGGGTCTGAAATTGGAAACGTTTCTGCTGTGAGTTGTGCAGAAATGCCCATTGGAGATGTTTCTGAATCAGAGGTTCTTGGTGGATCTGTCATTAGCAGTCAAGTAGATGAAGAATCCAGTGTCAGTTGTTCTGTAGAAACTACCTGTCCAGGTGCTGATATGGAAGCAGGGtctgaaataaaaaatagattggTTGTGAGTTGCACAGACATGCCTGTTGCCAATGGTGTTGTTTCTGAATCTGAGAATCTGGACCCAGAAGTTTTACATGTTGAAAATGGGGGAACTCTGTCCCCTGTTGAAGAAAAGGGGACTGGTGTGGAAGAACTAGAGGAAAGGGGGAGTGAAGAGATTGAATTTAAAACATGTCAAGAAGTAGAGGAAAAGGGGAGTGAAGTGGTAGGTAAAGCATGTCAAGAAGCAGAGGAAGAGATTGATGATAAAACTTGTCAAGAAGAGGAAAAGGGGAGTGAAGAGATTGATGAAAAACCATGTCAAGAAAAGGAGGAAAGGGGCAGTGATAAAAGTAATGATAAAACAGGAGAAATTCAGTTTGCCAGTGAAGGAAGTGATGATACAACACATCAGGAAGGCTTAGAAATTCAAGAATTGAAGGAGTTAAGTGGTGAAGAAAAGGTGGAAATTCAAGAAGTGGAGGGGTTAACTGGTGAAGACAGGGATGATAATATATGTCAAGTAGGggaggaaaatgaaaatgtagAAATTCAGTTTGGACACCATGGAGCTTCTCAAGAAGAGGAGAGCATTGATGGGACCCACAGGGATGAAATACTAGCATCTACCCCAGAAGGCTCAGTCACTGATGCTTCTGAAATGCAGAATGCAGGTGCTGAGGTGGTGAAAAGACCATTCTACTTCTTGGTGAAGGTTCCAAGATACGATGATGAAAATTTAAGGGAACAAATCAAATCAGCTCAGTTAAAAGTTGATGAAAAAACTCAAAGTCGAGATGTTATTCGTGCTGAAATCCAAGGGATAAGG GATGCTAATAAGAAATATGGTGATAGTATAGAAGTTGCTGTTCTAGAAGAGAAAGCTGCACGAGAATTGCTCAAATCCAAACGCCAGGAAATAGATTCTCTTCAAgttatgattaacaaagtgaaGAATGCAATTTCTATAGAGGATATTGATGGGAGG ATTCGTAATATGGAGCATAAGATTGCACATGAAAGTCTTCCACTGAAGGAAGAAAAGCAGTTTATTCGTGATATTAAGCAATTGAAGCAACTTCGTGAACAGTTCTCTTCTAGTATGGGTAAGCAGGATGATGTTAAGCAGGCTTTTGACCAGAAAGACCAAATTGAAGAACGCTTGaag TTGTTGAGGAAGGAGGCGGATTCACTCAGACAGAATGTTCTCAAAGCTGAAGCTGCCACTCAAGCTGCCAAAAAGAAACATAAAGATGAAAGTGAAAAACTCAAGAAATTGTATGCTGAATTCAATGTTGCAGATGAAATTCGCCAGGAAGCATATAAGCATTTGCAGAATTTGAGGAAACAAGCATATACTAAG AACAAACACTTTTGGAAGTACAAGGATGATGTCAAGCAAGTTAATGATTTACTATCAAAAGGAGAGAAAGAGGAACTCCAACATTTCTGTGTAAATCAG GTGGAGAGAGTGTTGGAACTGTGGAACAGCAACAACGAGTTCCGTAAAGAATATGTGAATAGCAACATTAGGAGCACACTGAGAAGACTGAAGACGTTGGATGGTCGTACACTTGGTCCTGATGAGGAGCCACCTGTATTTTGCCCCTTTGTTAATAATAGAGTGACCAAGGATAATTCTGTGCCCCAGAGTTCAACTGCTAAAGAAGCAAAGACAGAAGAAATTGTGCTGGTGGAATCTGAAAAAAAGGATGACAAGCCTCTTCCTATAGTTGGGAAACAGAAGAGTCAGATGGCTAAATATAAAAGACCAGCAAAACCAGCTCATTCAGCTAATGGCCTGGCAAGAGAtgagattgaagaagaaagagatgaaGAGCCTAGGCGCACAAAGGAGGAAGAGGAATTGGCCAGGAAGGCAGAGGAATTGAGAAAGGAAGAGGAAGCAGCAAGGTTGAAAGAACAACGTCGGTTAGAGGAGAAGGTAAAGGCAAAGGAGGCtttggagaggaagaaacgaatTGCCGAGAAGGCGCAAGCCAGGGCTGTACTTCGCGCTCAAAAGGAAGCAGAACAGAAAGAGAAG gaaagagaaaagagagcaagaaagaaggaaaaaagaaaagtagcTGCAACAGATGACTCTGATCTTTTGAACAAAGGAGAATCCGCTCCAAGCACAGAAATGCCCTTGGAAATTCCTCAATCTTCTGAAACTAGAGAAAAGTTGGTATCAGTGACAAAGAAGCCTAACAAATCAGCACAATTCACAAAACAGAGCAAGACAAAATCTATCCCTCTGCCTCTTAGAAAGAGGGGTAAGAGAAGGATGCAGACATGGATGTGGGTGGTGATTTCAGCTCTTCTTGTTGTTGCCTTGTTTTTGTTGGGGAACGACAGCTTTCCATCTAAATTTGGGCTGAAACAGTTTGGCTTCTAA